The following coding sequences are from one Epinephelus moara isolate mb chromosome 7, YSFRI_EMoa_1.0, whole genome shotgun sequence window:
- the sympk gene encoding symplekin, with amino-acid sequence MEFSSVEGETQIPQATPHVVDMTTSERVVDLLNQAALIPTDEKLTVLKQVQELIINKDPSLLDNFLDEMIAFQTDKSIEVRKFVIGFIEEACKRDNELLLRLIANLNMLLRDESVNVVKKAILTLTQLYKVSLQWLVRSKAVSERQEACWDLVTQMKGDVLALLDSENDGVRTHAIKFTESLIITLSPRTSDSDVPKRQEGDISLDKVPRDHTYIRYDVLCEEGKTALEKLLKFMVHPAISSINLTTTLGSLATIARQRPMFMSEVVQAYETLHANLPPTLAKSQVSSVRKNLKLHLVAVLKHPCSLEFQGQISTLLLDLGMPQSEITRSTPAPREQRKRPRHEEYTEGKKAKIEPTLIEDDEDKEEPAPLSVPKPAAVPVAQSAIDLTAEFLHPLLTPENVANLVLISMVYLPDVMPASFQATYTPVESAGTDAQIKHLARLMATQMTAAGIGPGLEQCKAREDEAGKDEGNEEDAVTKDLLIKRKVPAMMVGQAISVVGGYAEKVPSPEAPTTVKRLPEPILPTTQTKIAGAGGRKKVFRLSDVVQPLSDAQIEKLTSSAVKRILHSEKEIAQSGMSHVRVKLLSKLVTQFEGMMKEDVLEFILGDIRTRSELAFSLLYQEYNNYLSQLPTGLLDSYDHCLYTLLSGLQEKPEQRDGLFTKLVLEAPIITESALEVIRRYCEDESRVYLGMTTLKELIVKRPSRQFQYLHVLLDLSSHEKEKVRTTALAFLKRMYEKDQLRDYIEKFALNYMQLLVHPNPPSVLFGADKDTEVAAPWTEETVRHCLFLYLSLLPLNHRLVHELASVYTEAIADIKRSVLRAIEQPIRGMGMNSPELLLLVENCPKGAETLVTRCLHILTDKVPPSPELVERVRDLYHKRVPDVRFLIPVINGLEKNEVIQALPKLIKLNPVVVKEVFNRLLGTQHSEGSSSVSPLTPGDLLIALHNIDSTKCDMKSIIKATNLCFGEKNVYTSEVLAVVMQQLMEQSPLPMLLMRTVIQSLTMYPRLGGFVMNILSRLIVKQVWKYPKVWEGFVKCCQRTKPQSYSVLLQLPPAQLTSVFERCPEMREPLLQHVLSFTPHQQAHIPASIMSVLEANKKPEPNPVEPVVEREVEPVPAPVEEEAPTAALEESEMPEMPEMPIQQQPADTKDEEEPMEQEQSGPVIQEETDDTVSQEEMSKKEESASPQPEPAEEQMEASQPEPSDLQEPEKDVEADATGPEAESSSEVAE; translated from the exons ATGGAGTTTTCTTCAGTGGAGGGGGAAACTCAAATTCCCCAAGCAACTCCCCATGTCGTCGATATGACCACCAGTGAAAGG GTGGTGGATCTTCTGAATCAGGCTGCTCTGATACCCACGGATGAAAAGCTAACGGTGCTTAAACAG gtcCAGGAGCTCATCATTAACAAGGATCCTTCTCTTCTTGACAATTTCTTGGAT GAGATGATCGCCTTTCAGACTGACAAGTCTATCGAAGTGAGGAAATTTGTCATTGGCTTTATAGAGGAAGCATG TAAAAGGGACAATGAGCTCCTCCTTAGACTGATCGCCAATCTGAACATGTTGCTGAGGGATGAAAGTGTGAATGTGGTGAAGAAGGCCATCCTGACACTCACCCAACTGTACAAAGTTTCTCTGCAG TGGTTGGTGCGCTCTAAAGCAGTGTCAGAGAGGCAGGAGGCATGCTGGGATCTGGTCACACAGATGAAAGGGGATGTTCTGGCCTTGCTGGACTCTGAAAATGATGGCGTTCGCACTCACGCCATAAAGTTCACAGAATCATTAATCATCACTCTGTCACCACGGACATCAGACTCTGACGTTCCCAAGCGACAGGAGGGTGACATCAGCCTGGACAAAGTTCCCAGAGATCACACATATATTCGCTATG ATGTTTTGTGTGAGGAGGGAAAGACTGCACTGGagaagctgctgaagttcatGGTCCATCCAGCCATTTCCAGCATTAACCTCACCACAACACTTGGCTCCCTAGCCACTATTGCCCGTCAGAGGCCAATGTTCATGTCAGAGGTGGTGCAGGCATATGAGACACTGCATG CAAACCTGCCGCCCACTCTGGCCAAGTCTCAGGTCAGCAGCGTGCGAAAGAATCTGAAGCTGCACTTGGTAGCGGTCCTTAAGCATCCCTGCAGCCTGGAGTTCCAGGGTCAAATTAGTACTCTGCTGCTGGACTTGGGAATGCCCCAGAGTGAAATAACCCGCTCTACACCTGCACCACGTGAGCAGCGTAAAAGGCCTCGCCATGAAGAATacacagagggaaaaaaggcCAAGATAG AGCCAACCCTGATAGAAGATGATGAGGATAAAGAGGAGCcagcccctctctctgtccctaaACCAGCTGCTGTTCCAGTTGCACAGTCTGCCATTGACCTCACAGCTGAGTTCCTGCACCCGCTGCTCACCCCCGAGAATGTAGCCAATCTG GTGCTCATCAGCATGGTGTATCTGCCTGATGTGATGCCGGCGTCCTTCCAGGCCACATATACACCCGTTGAGTCAGCAGGCACTGATGCCCAAATTAAACATTTGGCCAGGCTGATGGCCACCCAGATGACTGCAGCTGGCATTGGTCCAG GACTTGAGCAGTGCAAAGCCAGAGAAGATGAAGCAGGCAAAGACGAAGGCAATGAGGAGGACGCTGTTACTAAAGACCTGCTCATCAAGCGCAAAGTTCCAGCTATGATGGTGGGACAAGCAATTTCTGTGGTGGGAGGTTATGCAGAAAAGGTTCCAAGCCCAGAGGCTCCCACCACAGTCAAGAGGCTTCCTGAACCTATCCTCCCTACAACACAAACCAA AATAGCAGGGGCAggtgggagaaaaaaagtgttcCGATTGTCAGATGTCGTCCAGCCTTTATCAGACGCCCAGATTGAGAAGTTAACCTCCAGTGCAGTCAAACGTATCCTGCATTCAGAGAAGGAGATCGCTCAAAGTGGCATGTCCCAT GTCAGAGTGAAGCTCCTCTCCAAGCTTGTGACGCAGTTTGAAGGGATGATGAAAGAAGACGTGCTGGAATTCATTTTGGGTGACATCAGGACAAGAAGTGAGCTGGCCTTTTCTCTCCTCTACCAAGAGTACAACAATTACCTCAGCCAGCTGCCCACTGGACTGCTGGACAGCTACGACCACTGCCTCTACACTCTGCTGTCGGGCCTACAGGAGAAACCAGAGCAGCGGGATGG ACTGTTCACTAAGCTGGTCCTGGAGGCTCCCATTATAACAGAATCAGCGTTGGAAGTAATCCGACGTTACTGTGAGGACGAG TCTCGGGTGTATTTGGGCATGACGACTCTGAAGGAGCTCATTGTCAAACGGCCTTCGAGGCAGTTTCAGTATCTGCACGTACTTCTGGATCTCAGCtcacatgaaaaagaaaag gtgcGGACCACTGCTTTGGCTTTTCTCAAGCGTATGTATGAGAAAGACCAGCTCAGGGACTACATTGAGAAGTTTGCCCTGAACTACATGCAGCTTCTTGTCCACCCCAACCCTCCATCTGTGCTCTTCGGGGCCGACAAAGACACAG AGGTGGCTGCCCCCTGGACTGAAGAGACAGTGAGACACTGTCTGTTTCTCTACCTGTCCCTGCTGCCTCTAAACCACCGGCTGGTCCATGAGCTGGCTTCAGTCTATACCGAGGCCATCGCTGACATCAAGCGCAGTGTGCTTCGGGCAATAGAGCAGCCT ATCCGTGGAATGGGAATGAActctcctgagctgctgctcttGGTTGAAAACTGTCCTAAAGGAGCAGAGACTTTAGTTACGCGCTGTCTGCACATTTTGACagataaag TGCCTCCATCTCCAGAGCTGGTGGAGAGAGTGCGAGACCTTTACCACAAGCGAGTGCCAGATGTTCGTTTCCTAATTCCAGTCATAAATGGCCTAGAAAAG AATGAAGTTATCCAGGCTCTCCCCAAACTGATAAAACTTAACCCAGTTGTAGTTAAGGAGGTGTTCAACCGTCTCTTGGGCACTCAGCACA gTGAGGGAAGTTCATCTGTGTCCCCTCTCACCCCAGGAGACCTGCTGATTGCTTTACACAACATAGACTCAACCAAATGTGATATGAAGTCTATCATAAAAG CTACCAACCTGTGTTTTGGAGAGAAGAATGTGTACACATCAGAGGTTTTGGCAGTGGTGATGCAGCAGCTGATGGAGCAGAGTCCCCTCCCCATGCTGCTCATGCGGACCGTCATTCAGTCCCTCACCATGTATCCCAGACTGGGAGGCTTCGTCATGAATATCCTGTCCCGCCTCATTGTCAAGCAG GTGTGGAAATACCCCAAGGTGTGGGAGGGATTTGTGAAGTGCTGCCAGAGGACGAAACCTCAGTCATACAgcgtgctgctgcagctgccgcCTGCACAACTGACGAGTGTGTTTGAACGCTGCCCAGAGATGAGAGAGCCTCTTCTACAGCATGTCCTCTCCTTCACACCTCATCAG CAAGCTCACATACCTGCCTCCATCATGTCTGTCCTTGAAGCAAATAAAAAACCAGAACCAAATCCTGTGGAGCCTGTCGtggaaagagag GTGGAACCAGTCCCTGCCCCAGTTGAAGAAGAGGCTCCCACTGCTGCACTGGAAGAATCTGAGATGCCTGAGATGCCAGAGATGCCAATTCAGCAGCAACCAGCCGACACGAAAGATGAGGAAGAACCAATGGAGCAAGAACAGTCTGGTCCAGTGAtacaggaggaaactgatgacACTGTTTCCCAG GAGGAGATGTCAAAAAAAGAGGAGTCGGCATCACCTCAACCAGAGCCTGCTGAGGAACAGATGGAGGCATCTCAGCCTGAACCGTCAGACCTCCAGGAGCCTGAAAAAGATGTTGAAGCTGATGCCACGGGACCTGAGGCTGAAAGCAGCAGTGAAGTTGCAGAGTGA
- the LOC126393433 gene encoding uncharacterized protein LOC126393433 has protein sequence MNDNSATIADERGKMNEEPCSTSEPTRDAQTQWSDPGMEDHTYSKVPPIMSAPSIKPSHPVADSVLESFADSLLYTGIQLIEFHTLVSCLQPFAPASSSMPVVDQILMTLMKLRQNFDMADLARRFKTPQHQVKKTVGMWIDIMSEHIKDLIPWLPRETIKDTLPQAFKEHFPNTICVIGRTETVTQKATKQHSVTELQRHYYGNNTVKYLVAISPSGIIMFISDAYDAKCSDRYIMQTSGILNYLRAGDEVIMGDWGFTARDLLEECRVNFIMPAFTNKKCQLTKEEVTRTQCIAHANRHVERAIRRLKVYKILSQPVPIKLVPKITKMLKICAGLVNLRGEFK, from the exons ATGAATGACAACAGTGCCACAATAGCAG ATGAGCGTGGCAAGATGAATGAGGAGCCGTGTTCAACATCAGAGCCTACCCGTGATGCCCAAACACAGTGGTCAGACCCAGGGATGGAGGACCACACTTATTCAAAAGTGCCTCCCATCATGAGTGCACCATCCATAAAACCATCACACCCTGTTGCAGATAGTGTTTTGGAGAGTTTCGCAGACTCCCTCTTGTATACAGGGATTCAGCTCATTGAGTTTCACACCCTTGTATCCTGCCTGCAACCATTCGCCCCTGCTTCATCATCAATGCCTGTTGTGGACCAAATCCTAATGACCTTAATGAAATTAAGACAAAACTTTGACATGGCTGATTTAGCACGGCGATTTAAAACCCCACAACATCAGGTCAAAAAGACTGTTGGAATGTGGATAGACATAATGTCTGAACACATTAAGGATCTTATTCCATGGTTGCCCCGTGAAACAATCAAAGATACATTGCCACAAGCTTTTAAAGAACACTTTCCAAACACAATCTGTGTAATTGGCCGTACAGAGACTGTTACGCAGAAAGCCACGAAGCAACACTCTGTAACTGAATTACAAAGACACTACTATGGCAACAACACTGTGAAATATTTGGTGGCAATTTCTCCTTCTGGAATTATCATGTTCATTTCAGATGCTTATGATGCCAAATGCAGTGACAGGTACATAATGCAGACCTCGGGGATTCTGAACTATTTGCGTGCTGGCGATGAAGTGATAATGGGTGACTGGGGTTTCACAGCACGAGACTTGCTGGAGGAGTGTAGGGTGAACTTTATCATGCcagcattcacaaacaaaaaatgccAGCTGACAAAAGAGGAGGTCACTCGCACACAGTGCATCGCTCATGCCAACAGACATGTTGAACGGGCAATAAGGCGTCTGAAGGTGTACAAAATTCTCTCTCAACCAGTGCCAATTAAGTTGGTCCCAAAAATTACTAAAATGCTCAAAATCTGTGCTGGTCTGGTAAATTTAAGAGGTGAGTTTAAGTGA
- the zgc:136439 gene encoding uncharacterized protein zgc:136439: MKAVILAAGYGTRLQRDVVADSSGRFAHLAGTAKPLLPVGRCALISHWVRALSASGCVDCIYVVTNALYRAAFEEWASHFSNVKILSDQTRSNDERLGAVACLQLAVTHFKIEDHVLVIGGDTLFKEDFSLSKVKERFSDLQAKCEDSCLVLSYQCKEEETHKYGILEVDGDLRVLCMKEKPLPSETTSRRACPCFYVFSKKSLPLLDTFLEEKKESPIDEKDAPGNFVSWLIPRKPVYIHQISGRFDVGNLPSYIDCDLYFREKLQDVESYMV; the protein is encoded by the exons ATGAAAGCTGTAATTCTCGCTGCCGGGTACGGAACCAGGCTCCAGAGGGATGTGGTGGCCGACAGCAGCGGGAGGTTCGCTCACCTGGCTGGGACTGCCAAGCCGCTGCTGCCTGTGGGACGGTGTGCTCTGATATCCCACTGGGTCCGTGCTCTGAGCGCCTCTGGCTGTGTGGACTGCATTTATGTTGTT ACTAACGCTCTTTACCGTGCTGCATTTGAAGAGTGGGCATCGCATTTCTCAAATGTCAAGATTCTCAGCGATCAGACGAGAAGCAATGAT GAGCGTCTGGGTGCTGTGGCCTGCCTGCAGCTTGCAGTGACACACTTCAAGATAGAAGACCATGTCTTAGTGATTGGGGG TGACACCCTCTTCAAAGAAGATTTTAGTCTCAGTAAAGTTAAAGAGAGGTTTTCTGACCTCCAAGCAAAGTGTGAGGACAGCTGTCTGGTGCTCTCATACCAGTGCAAAGAGGAAG AAACTCATAAATATGGGATATTGGAAGTGGACGGGGATCTCCGCGTCCTGTGTATGAAGGAGAAACCTCTTCCCTCTGAGACAACATCAAGGAGAGCA tgtccCTGTTTCTATGTGTTTTCAAAGAAAAGCCTTCCTCTACTGGACACCTTCCTTGAGGAAAAGAAG GAGAGCCCTATTGATGAGAAAGATGCCCCAGGAAACTTTGTGTCTTGGCTCATTCCAAG gAAGCCAGTATACATTCATCAGATTTCTGGACGTTTCGATGTTGGGAACTTGCCTTCCTATATTGATTGTGACCTTTACTTCAGAGAAAAACTTCAAGATGTTGAGTCATACATGGTATAG
- the asnsd1 gene encoding asparagine synthetase domain-containing protein 1 gives MCGIFCLLSLSPAQLEWDKTVHEHLQRRGPNWNQDLTVRGTNPCYQCLFSAHVLHMRGLLTPQPIQDNTGNVLVWNGEIFGGLPVLPEENDTAVVSQRLSSCSSSSEILSVLSSVHGPWGFVYYQRAGDYLWFGRDFLGRRSLLWKFDAEDQALTLTSVAAHSSGHAQSAWQEVPAVGVYRIDLKAVTEAGSVTFEVYPWAHGGNDLVLSCSQTILESVPSGCTAVMNQSGLVLTSPVCPLNTSIPESLNEKEIDPKSYSCVQDLEQLLASKEKNSEVNHLIDVLSEAVRRRVQSLPFRVQEECPPSTNNASIAILFSGGIDSMILAALADRHVPAHQPIDLLNVAFKLQEPKKQKESAKKPKKHKYKPTNSKRDEVDPQISSPFNVPDRITGKAGLQELQDLNPERRWNFVEINVTKEELQKVRQERICHLVHPLDTVLDDSIGCAVWFAARGTGFIAEDSDQRPFTSTAKVILTGIGADEQLAGYSRHRVRFKMSGHEGLIQELAMELSRIPSRNLGRDDRVIGDHGKEARFPYLDEDVVSYLNSLPVWEKADLSLPRGVGEKLLLRLTAKQLGLGQSAVLPKRAMQFGSRIAKMEDSQEKASDKCTRLLTE, from the exons ATGTGTGGCATCTTCTGTCTGTTGAGTCTGTCACCTGCTCAGTTAGAGTGGGACAAAACAGTCCATGAACATTTGCAGAGAAGAGGGCCCAACTGGAATCAGGATCTCACAGTCAGAGGCACAAATCCCTGCTATCAGTGTTTATTCTCTGCCCATGTTCTTCACATGAGAGGTCTTCTCACACCCCAGCCAATACAAGACAACACTGGAAATGTCCTGGTGTGGAACGGGGAGATTTTTGGCGGTCTCCCAGTGCTGCCAGAGGAAAATGACACTGCTGTTGTCTCACAGCGGCTTTCATCCTGCAGTAGCTCTTCAGAGATTTTGTCAGTCCTGTCCAGTGTACATGGACCATGGGGGTTTGTTTACTACCAGAGGGCTGGAGACTACCTCTGGTTTGGCAGAGACTTCCTTGGTAGGCGGAGTTTGCTGTGGAAATTCGATGCGGAGGACCAGGCCTTGACCCTGACTTCTGTGGCAGCCCACAGCTCTGGACATGCACAGTCTGCTTGGCAAGAGGTCCCAGCAGTTGGTGTGTATCGGATTGACCTGAAGGCAGTTACAGAAGCTGGCTCTGTGACATTTGAGGTTTATCCTTGGGCTCATGGGGGAAATGATCTAGTCTTGAGCTGCAGTCAAACTATATTGGAGTCTGTCCCCAGTGGCTGCACTGCTGTGATGAACCAGTCTGGCCTTGTACTCACCTCACCTGTGTGTCCTCTAAATACATCCATTCCAGAGTCATTAAATGAGAAAGAAATTGATCCAAAGTCATATTCATGTGTTCAGGATCTGGAGCAGCTGCTTGCaagcaaagagaaaaacagtgagGTGAACCATCTTATTGATGTTCTCAGTGAGGCAGTAAGGCGACGTGTTCAGTCTTTGCCATTCAGGGTACAAGAAGAGTGCCCTCCCTCTACTAACAATGCTAGTATTGCTATACTTTTTTCAGGAGGTATTGATTCAATGATCCTGGCTGCCTTAGCTGACCGTCATGTACCTGCTCATCAACCAATAGACCTTCTGAATGTAGCATTCAAGCTACAGGAGCCAAAGAAGCAGAAAGAGTCTGCAAAGAAACCCAAAAAGCACAAATACAAGCCCACAAATTCTAAGCGTGATGAAGTTGATCCCCAAATATCCAGCCCCTTTAATGTTCCAGACAGAATCACCGGAAAAGCTGGCCTTCAGGAATTACAAGACTTGAATCCTGAAAGAAGATGGAATTTTGTCGAAATCAATGTAACaaaagaggagctgcagaaagTCCGCCAGGAGCGCATTTGTCATTTGGTGCATCCATTGGATACGGTGCTTGATGACAGCATTGGATGTGCTGTGTGGTTTGCAGCAAGAGGGACAGGGTTCATCGCAGAGGACAGTGACCAGAGGCCCTTCACATCAACAGCAAAG GTAATTCTGACAGGAATCGGAGCAGATGAGCAGCTGGCAGGTTACTCAAGACACAGAGTCCGATTTAAGATGTCTGGACATGAGGGACTGATCCAGGAACTGGCCATGGAGCTGAGCAGGATCCCTTCCAGGAATTTGGGAAGAGATGACAGAGTGATAGGGGACCATGGGAAAGAGGCCAG ATTTCCCTACTTGGACGAGGATGTGGTGAGCTACTTGAATTCTCTGCCGGTGTGGGAGAAGGCAGACTTGTCACTCCCTCGGGGTGTCGGGGAGAAACTGCTCCTGAGACTGACGGCGAAGCAGCTGGGCCTAGGCCAGTCAGCAGTCCTGCCAAAGAGAGCCATGCAGTTTGGCTCCCGCATCGCCAAGATGGAGGACAGTCAAGAAAAGGCCTCTGACAAATGCACAAGACTCCTAACTGAGTAG
- the LOC126393449 gene encoding ASNSD1 upstream open reading frame protein-like: MSSKSQDNDDNFEGQSALKEELNKKIKEQKVLLDELSNLKKSRRVYIQQRNSNIFFLADRSQTLGSCKQELDSMKKDLQDM; this comes from the exons atgtcttcaaaaagTCAGGATAACGACGATAACTTTGAAGGACAGTCTGCATTGAAGGAGGAATTGAACAAAAAG ATCAAGGAGCAGAAGGTTTTACTGGATGAGCTCTCTAATCTGAAGAAAAGCAGG AGAGTCTACATTCAGCAAAGGAACAGTAACATTTTCTTTCTAGCAGACAGAAGTCAGACGCTGGGTTCATGCAAAC AGGAACTGGATAGCATGAAAAAGGATCTGCAGGATATGTAG